Proteins from a single region of Sphingomonas sp.:
- a CDS encoding MFS transporter, translating to MAEEAELPQHHRATRNEKMVIAASSLGTVFEWYDFYLYGLLATTITAQFFAGVNETTGFIFALGAFAAGFAVRPFGALVFGRIGDLVGRKNTFLVTMGIMGFSTFAVGLLPNYAAIGVAAPALLVGLRVLQGLALGGQYGGAATFVAEHAPNNKRGLYTSWIQTTATLGLFASLLVVIGTRSAMGEEAFASWGWRVPFLASAILLVISLWIRLQLNESPVYQKMKETGATSKAPLTEAFLRWGNLRMVLIVLFGAVVGQAVVWYTGQFYALFFLEKTLKVDGATTNILIAIALALGTPFFVFFGWLSDKIGRKPIILTGCALAALSYFTLFGMLTEAANPRLAHALRNAPVQVFADRAECSFQFDPVGKNKFDATSCDIAKAFLAKQGVGYKSVDAATGGAATIHIGDVLLPAPNPRQGTSNAKAIADYQTAVKEALLAAGYPAKADPAEINKPMVIGILFVLVLLVTMVYGPIAALLVEYFPSRIRYTSMSLPYHLGNGWFGGFLPATAFAMVAATGDIYYGLWYPVVAAAVTFVIGLLLLPETRKRRIED from the coding sequence ATGGCCGAAGAGGCGGAACTGCCGCAGCACCACCGTGCGACGCGCAACGAGAAGATGGTGATCGCGGCTTCGTCGCTGGGCACCGTTTTCGAATGGTATGATTTCTATCTCTACGGCCTGCTGGCGACGACCATCACCGCGCAGTTCTTTGCGGGGGTGAACGAGACGACCGGCTTCATTTTCGCGCTGGGCGCGTTCGCGGCAGGCTTCGCGGTGCGCCCGTTCGGCGCGCTCGTGTTCGGGCGGATCGGCGATCTCGTCGGGCGCAAGAACACCTTCCTCGTCACCATGGGCATCATGGGCTTTTCGACATTCGCGGTCGGCCTGTTGCCCAATTATGCGGCGATCGGTGTCGCGGCGCCCGCCTTGCTGGTGGGCTTGCGCGTGCTGCAGGGGCTGGCGCTGGGCGGACAATATGGCGGCGCGGCGACTTTCGTTGCCGAGCATGCGCCGAACAACAAGCGCGGGCTCTACACCAGCTGGATTCAGACCACCGCGACGCTGGGGCTGTTCGCGTCGCTGCTGGTGGTGATCGGCACGCGTTCCGCGATGGGCGAGGAGGCATTCGCTTCGTGGGGCTGGCGTGTGCCGTTTCTTGCCTCGGCGATTCTGCTCGTCATCTCGCTGTGGATCCGCCTCCAGCTCAACGAGAGCCCGGTCTATCAGAAGATGAAGGAGACGGGCGCGACCTCGAAGGCGCCGCTGACCGAAGCGTTCCTGCGCTGGGGCAACCTCAGGATGGTGCTGATCGTGCTGTTCGGCGCCGTCGTCGGCCAGGCAGTGGTGTGGTACACCGGGCAGTTCTACGCGCTGTTTTTCCTCGAGAAGACGCTCAAGGTGGATGGCGCGACCACCAATATCCTGATCGCGATCGCATTGGCGCTAGGCACGCCGTTCTTCGTGTTCTTCGGCTGGCTCTCCGATAAGATCGGGCGCAAGCCGATCATTCTGACCGGTTGCGCGCTGGCGGCGCTTTCTTACTTCACTCTGTTCGGGATGCTCACCGAAGCCGCTAACCCGCGGCTCGCGCATGCGCTGCGCAACGCCCCGGTGCAGGTGTTCGCTGATCGGGCGGAATGCTCGTTCCAGTTCGATCCGGTCGGCAAGAACAAGTTCGATGCGACGAGCTGCGACATCGCCAAGGCGTTCCTCGCCAAGCAGGGCGTTGGATATAAGAGCGTCGATGCGGCTACGGGTGGCGCCGCCACGATCCATATCGGCGATGTCCTGCTCCCAGCGCCCAATCCGCGCCAGGGCACGAGCAATGCCAAGGCGATCGCCGATTATCAGACCGCGGTGAAGGAAGCGCTGCTCGCCGCCGGTTACCCGGCCAAGGCCGATCCGGCGGAGATCAACAAGCCGATGGTGATCGGCATCCTGTTCGTGCTCGTGCTGCTGGTGACGATGGTCTACGGCCCGATCGCGGCGCTGCTGGTCGAATATTTCCCAAGCCGCATCCGCTACACCTCGATGTCGCTGCCCTATCATCTCGGCAATGGCTGGTTCGGAGGCTTCCTGCCTGCGACCGCCTTCGCGATGGTCGCGGCTACCGGGGATATCTATTACGGGCTCTGGTACCCCGTCGTGGCCGCCGCGGTAACTTTCGTGATCGGGTTGCTGTTGCTGCCCGAGACGCGCAAGCGGCGGATCGAGGACTAG
- a CDS encoding YbaK/EbsC family protein, translating to MGVESVRKWLGEHAPELRLIEGTASTATVADAAAALGVEAARIAKTLALRVGDTVLLVVSRGDARLDNQKCKAEFGGRAKMLDAGEAEALTGHPVGGVCPFGLATDLPVYCDVSIRDFITVFPAAGSRTASVEVAPARLAELVSRRWVDVCRLPE from the coding sequence GTGGGCGTCGAATCGGTCCGCAAGTGGCTCGGGGAGCATGCGCCGGAACTGCGCCTGATCGAGGGGACTGCGAGCACCGCCACCGTCGCGGATGCAGCTGCGGCGCTCGGCGTCGAGGCGGCGCGGATCGCCAAGACATTGGCGCTGCGCGTCGGCGACACCGTGCTGCTTGTCGTCTCGCGGGGCGATGCCCGGCTCGACAACCAGAAGTGCAAGGCGGAGTTTGGCGGGCGGGCCAAGATGCTCGATGCCGGGGAGGCCGAAGCATTGACCGGCCATCCGGTTGGCGGCGTCTGCCCGTTCGGTCTCGCCACCGATCTGCCGGTCTATTGCGACGTGTCGATCCGCGACTTCATCACCGTCTTTCCCGCCGCCGGATCGCGCACCGCCTCGGTCGAGGTCGCGCCCGCGCGGCTGGCGGAACTGGTGTCGCGGCGCTGGGTGGATGTGTGCCGCCTGCCCGAATGA
- a CDS encoding S8 family peptidase — MRYFPNHPLLALIAAMVLVACDSAGGGAGAAQSPSPTPTPVAAPTPTPTPAPGPTPTPTAFDTAEYRASGGAVSMNALAAYTRGFSGAGIKVAVIDTGLDIDNPDFTGRIDPASADLTSGARLADANGHGTGVTALLAARRDGVGTHGVAFDATIIAFRAEPPCATSCFMSLAAVEEGIDRARIAGARVINLSMIADTPPSIAMRAAIDRATAAGVIVTICAGNESRPQPQAWGAGLADEAAIARGLVILVGAVDGADQIYGFSNRAGPSADHFLTAASPSCSGATPLVSGAIALLAQANPTMTSAQLVAALYASARDAGAPGQDAVYGRGIVDLTAAFR, encoded by the coding sequence ATGAGATATTTCCCGAACCATCCGCTGCTCGCCCTCATTGCCGCGATGGTCCTTGTCGCTTGCGATAGCGCCGGCGGCGGCGCGGGCGCCGCGCAGTCGCCTTCTCCCACGCCGACTCCGGTCGCGGCGCCCACGCCAACCCCGACACCCGCACCTGGCCCGACGCCGACCCCCACCGCATTTGACACCGCCGAATATCGCGCCAGCGGCGGCGCGGTGTCGATGAACGCGCTTGCCGCCTATACGCGCGGCTTCAGCGGCGCCGGGATCAAGGTCGCCGTGATCGACACCGGCCTCGATATCGACAATCCCGATTTCACCGGCCGGATCGATCCCGCATCGGCCGATCTCACCAGCGGCGCCCGGCTGGCCGACGCCAATGGCCACGGCACCGGAGTCACCGCATTGCTCGCCGCGCGGCGCGATGGAGTCGGGACGCACGGTGTGGCGTTCGACGCGACGATCATCGCCTTCCGCGCCGAGCCGCCGTGCGCAACCTCGTGCTTCATGTCGCTCGCGGCGGTGGAGGAAGGGATCGACCGCGCCCGCATCGCCGGCGCGCGCGTGATTAACCTGTCGATGATCGCGGACACGCCGCCCAGCATCGCGATGCGCGCGGCGATCGATCGCGCAACCGCAGCGGGCGTCATCGTCACGATCTGCGCCGGCAACGAATCGCGTCCGCAGCCCCAGGCATGGGGAGCGGGGCTGGCCGACGAGGCGGCGATCGCCCGCGGGCTGGTGATCCTGGTCGGCGCGGTCGATGGCGCGGACCAGATCTACGGCTTCAGCAATCGCGCCGGACCCAGCGCCGATCACTTCCTGACAGCGGCGTCGCCCTCCTGCTCGGGAGCGACGCCGCTGGTATCTGGCGCCATCGCCTTGCTGGCCCAGGCCAACCCGACGATGACCAGCGCACAGCTGGTCGCGGCGCTCTATGCCTCGGCACGCGACGCCGGCGCACCGGGGCAGGACGCGGTCTATGGGCGCGGTATCGTCGATCTGACGGCGGCGTTTCGCTGA
- a CDS encoding DUF6538 domain-containing protein gives MSHSVKRAKSKIEQFRMTVPVDLRAAVGKREWTRSLHTTDRDTADAARGRLINHYKSEILRLRGQLARQSLDQAAGLVDTALERLGNIRGSMDAAIAQQLTLLASHVCDSWAPPEVDRCQQYGDMIAYEPLVEVEPVPSIDTDAERDVFRLRAEIFEGRGIADGIVYRELATILLRRRVFRPIAFAVSYLRSIEPRLDLNDDETYDAIAERYLARLVEHPFESWPANIDKVVAPTIGPATAPLSHAQLPAASSPRGPNNDHAMTGLWSMRLSEALRYWIEQRRPGASAITEATRSVSRFVALFGDLVIADITRPQVIEFRNLVTDMPPQVELAKLERSGRTLRMVIDEAREKRRLWEEGGRQTPEPERLASGTVKKDVGAMSQILGKVQTDAFVGINVAEKIEIAGYSKTRAGQKKPHLPLPPGMIQTLFDSPLFTGCAGIGDVARTKPGIHLYQDELYWLFLFGAMSGPRLREIGQLRLDDVHHCDMRRTFGDEYEGSCTFVHITGTGIDQEVKNDGSDRYVVLHDRLIDLGFNDLVAHRRALGKETLFDLPGTSGASPTKLLSNRLNRYFDRTVTDDDRYVFHSMRHEFTDRAELSDIPARVAKRIKGHALTEVADRYGLVSIFAQWHNLKKLNVSFIDWDRLIAARDDAPAADRFAVRRLRSAKT, from the coding sequence ATGTCACATTCGGTCAAGCGGGCGAAATCGAAGATCGAGCAATTCCGTATGACTGTGCCCGTCGATCTTCGGGCTGCCGTCGGCAAGCGCGAGTGGACCCGGTCGCTTCATACGACCGATCGTGACACCGCTGACGCCGCGCGCGGCAGGCTCATCAATCACTACAAGTCGGAAATCCTGCGCCTCCGTGGGCAACTCGCGCGCCAGAGCCTCGACCAGGCGGCGGGTCTGGTGGACACGGCTCTCGAGCGTCTGGGCAACATCCGTGGCTCGATGGATGCCGCGATCGCCCAGCAATTGACGTTGCTGGCGTCCCACGTCTGCGATTCTTGGGCTCCGCCGGAAGTCGATCGCTGTCAGCAATATGGCGACATGATTGCGTATGAGCCACTGGTCGAGGTCGAGCCGGTGCCGTCGATCGACACCGATGCCGAGCGCGACGTGTTCAGGCTGCGCGCCGAGATTTTCGAGGGACGCGGGATCGCCGATGGCATCGTCTATCGCGAACTGGCCACTATCCTGCTGCGACGGCGCGTGTTTCGCCCGATCGCCTTCGCGGTGAGTTATCTACGCTCGATCGAGCCCCGGCTCGATCTCAATGACGACGAGACCTACGACGCGATCGCCGAGCGCTATCTCGCCCGCCTGGTCGAACATCCGTTCGAATCATGGCCAGCGAACATCGACAAGGTCGTCGCCCCGACCATCGGGCCAGCCACGGCCCCGCTGTCCCACGCGCAACTCCCCGCCGCGTCGTCTCCAAGGGGACCGAACAACGATCACGCCATGACAGGCCTGTGGTCCATGCGCCTGAGCGAGGCGCTGCGCTACTGGATCGAGCAGCGGCGCCCCGGCGCGTCCGCCATCACCGAAGCCACCCGCTCGGTGTCGCGCTTCGTCGCGCTGTTCGGCGATCTGGTGATAGCCGACATCACCCGGCCGCAGGTCATCGAATTCCGCAATCTCGTCACCGACATGCCGCCCCAGGTCGAGCTCGCCAAGCTGGAACGGTCGGGCCGCACGTTGCGCATGGTGATCGACGAGGCGCGCGAGAAGCGCCGGCTGTGGGAGGAAGGTGGTCGCCAGACCCCCGAGCCGGAACGGCTGGCATCGGGCACGGTGAAGAAGGATGTCGGCGCGATGAGCCAGATCCTCGGCAAGGTCCAGACCGACGCCTTCGTCGGTATCAACGTAGCCGAGAAGATCGAGATCGCCGGTTATTCCAAGACGCGCGCCGGTCAGAAGAAGCCGCACCTGCCCCTGCCGCCCGGGATGATCCAGACGCTGTTCGATTCGCCGCTGTTCACGGGGTGCGCCGGGATCGGTGACGTCGCCCGAACGAAGCCCGGTATCCATCTCTACCAGGACGAGCTGTATTGGCTCTTCCTGTTCGGCGCGATGAGCGGGCCGCGCTTGCGTGAGATCGGGCAACTCCGGCTCGACGATGTCCATCACTGCGACATGCGCCGCACCTTCGGCGATGAGTATGAAGGGTCGTGCACGTTCGTGCACATCACCGGCACCGGCATCGATCAAGAGGTGAAGAACGATGGCTCCGATCGCTACGTGGTGCTGCACGATCGGCTGATCGACCTGGGCTTCAACGATCTCGTCGCCCATCGACGCGCGCTCGGCAAAGAGACGCTGTTCGATCTGCCCGGCACCTCCGGCGCATCGCCCACGAAGCTGCTCAGCAACCGGCTCAATAGGTATTTCGATCGCACGGTTACCGACGACGATCGCTACGTCTTCCACTCGATGCGCCACGAGTTCACCGATCGCGCCGAACTCAGCGACATACCGGCACGCGTCGCCAAGCGGATCAAGGGGCACGCGCTCACCGAAGTCGCGGATCGCTATGGCCTGGTTTCGATCTTCGCCCAGTGGCATAATCTCAAGAAGCTCAACGTCAGCTTCATCGATTGGGACCGATTGATCGCGGCGCGGGACGACGCCCCCGCGGCGGACCGGTTCGCTGTCCGCCGGCTTCGTTCAGCCAAGACCTGA
- a CDS encoding AAA family ATPase, translating into MSGFELRSLRVTGPGKTDAEMTFEAGLNVVSGPSDTGKSYLVEAIDFMLGGQTPPRQIPESVGYDRAHLVIESKSGTRYELTRALDGGDFQLRDLSSDDDAAVTLAGRHSSTDPDNISTFLLRLVGLDQKRLRKNVNNELQNLSFRNLAALLIVDEETIIKKSSPILSGESTQKTAQVSLFKLLLTGVDDSALVATKKPAIAKAEIEGQIAVLDELIADYESDLKELTESSADELVEQLDRLDASIAASERAMSAERAQFEEQEQARRDAWRTAERIQGRQAEISGLKERFALLDQSYTSDLQRLESIAEAGAYFVALPQGTCPLCGAPAGDHRHDGVAQDGDVDRLREACDSEIAKIRQLQSELATAVSDLDGERDALGAGASNARLRFDTADALVRETLAPALSAARRQVDELYSVRADVKRALTLVDRIAAMTARRAEAHAALGSAGRSNDERPGLPAASVQAISVAVEELLDAWRFPHEKPVYFDETRQDMVLGSRRRGDQGKGLRAITHAAFTIGLQQAIRTLGRDSAGFIVLDSPLVTFREADHDDELAPDQKVAVKQAFYADLAGRADLSQIIVFENEDPDPALRSQLTIQLFSKQDSSGRYGFFPRPQPEPNLL; encoded by the coding sequence GTGAGCGGTTTCGAACTGCGTAGCCTGCGCGTCACCGGCCCCGGCAAGACGGACGCCGAGATGACGTTCGAGGCCGGCCTGAACGTCGTCTCGGGGCCGTCCGACACCGGCAAGTCCTACCTCGTCGAGGCTATCGACTTCATGCTGGGCGGCCAGACGCCGCCACGCCAGATTCCCGAGAGCGTCGGCTACGACCGCGCCCACCTCGTCATCGAATCCAAGTCGGGCACGCGCTACGAACTGACCCGCGCGCTCGATGGCGGTGATTTCCAGCTACGTGACCTCTCAAGCGACGACGACGCTGCGGTGACGTTGGCCGGGCGCCACAGCTCGACCGACCCGGACAACATCAGCACCTTCCTGCTGCGATTGGTGGGCCTCGACCAGAAGCGCCTGCGCAAGAACGTCAACAATGAGCTGCAGAACCTCAGCTTCCGCAACCTGGCGGCGCTGCTGATCGTCGACGAGGAGACGATCATCAAGAAGAGCTCGCCGATCCTCTCCGGCGAGTCCACACAGAAGACCGCGCAGGTCAGCCTCTTCAAGCTACTGCTAACCGGCGTCGATGACAGCGCGCTCGTCGCCACGAAGAAGCCCGCGATCGCGAAGGCCGAGATCGAGGGGCAAATCGCCGTGCTCGACGAGCTGATCGCCGACTACGAATCCGACCTGAAGGAACTGACCGAGTCGTCTGCCGATGAACTCGTCGAGCAGCTCGACCGGCTGGACGCGTCGATCGCCGCCAGCGAGCGGGCCATGTCGGCCGAGCGCGCGCAGTTCGAGGAACAGGAACAGGCGCGGCGCGACGCGTGGCGGACAGCCGAGCGTATCCAGGGCCGGCAGGCAGAGATCTCGGGTCTCAAGGAGCGCTTCGCCCTCCTGGACCAGAGCTACACGTCCGACCTGCAGCGGCTCGAGTCGATCGCCGAGGCGGGCGCCTACTTCGTCGCGTTGCCGCAAGGTACCTGTCCGCTGTGCGGCGCGCCCGCCGGTGACCATCGCCATGACGGCGTCGCCCAGGACGGCGACGTCGACCGCCTGCGCGAAGCCTGCGACAGCGAGATCGCCAAGATCCGACAGTTGCAGTCGGAATTGGCGACGGCCGTCTCCGACCTCGACGGCGAGCGTGATGCGCTGGGCGCGGGCGCGTCCAACGCCCGGCTCCGGTTCGACACCGCCGACGCGCTCGTGCGCGAAACGCTCGCGCCCGCGCTCTCGGCCGCTCGGCGGCAGGTCGACGAGCTCTATTCCGTCCGCGCCGACGTCAAGCGGGCGTTGACGCTGGTCGACCGCATCGCCGCCATGACCGCGCGCCGGGCGGAGGCACACGCCGCGCTCGGCAGTGCGGGCCGGTCGAACGACGAGCGGCCGGGTCTGCCCGCCGCCAGCGTCCAGGCGATCAGCGTCGCGGTCGAGGAGCTTCTCGACGCGTGGCGCTTCCCCCACGAGAAGCCAGTCTACTTCGACGAGACGCGGCAGGACATGGTGCTCGGCAGCAGGCGCCGCGGCGACCAGGGCAAGGGACTTCGGGCGATCACCCACGCCGCGTTCACGATCGGACTGCAGCAAGCCATAAGGACGCTGGGCCGGGATTCCGCCGGGTTCATCGTCCTGGATTCGCCGCTGGTGACGTTCCGCGAGGCCGACCACGACGACGAGCTCGCGCCCGACCAGAAGGTCGCGGTGAAGCAGGCGTTCTACGCCGATCTTGCAGGCCGCGCCGACCTATCGCAGATCATCGTGTTCGAGAACGAGGATCCCGACCCGGCGCTGCGCTCGCAGCTGACCATCCAGCTGTTCTCGAAGCAGGACAGCTCGGGCCGCTACGGATTCTTCCCGCGCCCACAGCCCGAGCCGAACCTGCTCTGA
- a CDS encoding ABC-three component system middle component 2 — protein MSDAPAQNSPLNSPLETGLRSVAILAEACPDEFDLQRLLYFDYLVVHSSDADGPISLHPNTPLRNGELLVRRGVIERGLLLYISRSLIDRHARADGIFYSASEAAGPFLECLHSAYSCELRLRATWAIDTFGALDDDELKSYFDARFERWTREFQAVQQPPELLL, from the coding sequence ATGAGTGACGCGCCCGCGCAGAATTCGCCGCTCAACAGCCCGCTCGAGACCGGTCTGCGCTCGGTCGCGATCCTCGCCGAGGCATGCCCGGACGAGTTCGACCTGCAACGGCTGCTGTATTTCGACTACCTCGTCGTCCATTCCAGCGACGCCGACGGGCCGATCAGCCTCCACCCGAACACGCCGCTCCGAAACGGCGAGCTCCTGGTCCGCCGGGGTGTTATCGAGCGCGGCCTGCTGCTCTACATCAGCCGCAGCCTCATCGACCGGCACGCGCGGGCCGACGGCATATTCTACTCGGCATCGGAGGCGGCGGGGCCTTTCCTCGAATGCCTCCACTCCGCCTACAGCTGTGAACTGCGGCTGCGCGCGACCTGGGCGATCGACACGTTCGGCGCGCTCGACGACGACGAACTGAAGAGCTACTTTGACGCCCGGTTCGAACGGTGGACCCGCGAATTCCAGGCGGTCCAGCAGCCACCGGAGCTGTTGCTGTGA
- a CDS encoding ABC-three component system protein has translation MKPLVRAITTSAEIGGADPLEIRSGPSIPPIERIKLFSSSQWEAVVDEWASSLPDYKLVERAGGAGDMGCDVIATVDPADPDSDWDNYQCKHYDHPLAPSDIWIELGKLCYYTHIGEYGVPRAYRFVAPQGIGTKLLNLLKRPDKLRQGLIDNWSTKCTTKITSIKSVPLEGALLAHVQSFDFSRVGHVPTLKLIEQHQKTPYFAVRFGLGLPPRPASPTPPPEIAVGETRYVLQLLDAYGDNQQAAYPSPDSLIPAHQRHLRRARESFYCAEALRSFSRDTLPDGAFENLQDQIFDGVIDTAEADHDCGLTRVNATTAQATSLSLTSSALLGRVEPSDRKGVVHQLANDDRLTWVPGDE, from the coding sequence ATGAAGCCGCTGGTCCGCGCCATTACCACGTCCGCAGAGATCGGCGGTGCGGACCCGCTCGAGATCCGCTCGGGCCCCTCGATCCCGCCTATCGAGCGCATCAAGCTGTTCTCGTCGAGCCAATGGGAAGCCGTGGTCGATGAATGGGCTTCGAGCCTGCCCGACTACAAGCTGGTCGAGCGGGCCGGCGGAGCCGGCGACATGGGATGCGACGTCATCGCGACGGTCGATCCGGCCGACCCGGACAGCGACTGGGACAATTACCAGTGCAAGCACTACGACCACCCGCTCGCGCCGAGCGACATCTGGATCGAGCTCGGCAAGCTGTGCTACTACACGCACATCGGCGAATACGGCGTGCCCCGCGCCTACAGGTTCGTGGCACCCCAAGGGATCGGCACCAAGCTCCTCAACCTGCTCAAGCGGCCCGACAAGCTGCGCCAGGGTCTGATCGACAACTGGTCGACGAAGTGCACCACGAAGATCACCAGCATCAAGTCGGTCCCGCTGGAGGGCGCGCTGCTCGCCCACGTGCAGTCGTTCGACTTCAGCCGCGTCGGGCACGTCCCGACCCTCAAGCTGATCGAACAGCACCAGAAGACCCCATACTTCGCCGTGCGCTTCGGGCTCGGGCTGCCACCGCGCCCCGCCTCGCCGACGCCGCCGCCGGAGATCGCCGTGGGTGAGACGCGCTACGTCTTGCAGCTGCTCGACGCATATGGCGACAACCAGCAGGCCGCATATCCCTCGCCGGACTCGCTCATCCCCGCGCACCAAAGGCACCTCCGGCGGGCGCGCGAGAGCTTCTATTGCGCCGAGGCGCTGCGCAGCTTTTCGCGCGACACGCTGCCCGACGGTGCGTTCGAGAACCTGCAGGACCAGATATTCGACGGCGTGATCGACACAGCCGAGGCCGACCACGACTGTGGATTGACGCGCGTCAACGCGACGACGGCGCAGGCGACCAGCCTCAGCCTCACGAGTTCGGCGCTCCTCGGCCGCGTCGAGCCGAGCGATCGCAAGGGCGTCGTCCACCAGCTGGCGAACGACGACCGGTTGACCTGGGTGCCGGGCGATGAGTGA
- a CDS encoding IS5 family transposase (programmed frameshift), whose product MSELYWLTDEQMARLQPYFPKSHGKPRVDDRRVLSGIVFVNRNGLRWCDAPKDYGPHKTLYNRWKRWGERGVFLRMMEGLASAEAEPKTVMIDATYLKAHRTASSLRVKKGGLGRLIGRTKGGMNTKLHAVSDANGRPLSFFMTAGQVSDYTGAAALLDDLPKAQWLLGDRGYDADWFRDALEAKGIQPCIPGRRSRNEPVRYDKRRYRRRSRIEIMFGRLKDWRRVATRYDQCPTVFFSAIALAATVIFWL is encoded by the exons ATGAGCGAGCTGTACTGGCTGACGGATGAGCAGATGGCGCGTCTGCAGCCGTACTTTCCCAAGAGCCATGGCAAGCCACGGGTCGATGACCGGCGGGTTCTGAGCGGGATCGTCTTCGTCAATCGCAACGGGCTGCGCTGGTGTGATGCACCGAAGGACTATGGGCCGCACAAAACGCTCTACAATCGCTGGAAGCGGTGGGGCGAGCGAGGTGTCTTCCTGCGCATGATGGAGGGTCTGGCGTCGGCGGAGGCAGAGCCCAAGACCGTCATGATCGACGCGACCTACTTGAAGGCACACCGCACGGCATCGAGCCTGCGGGTTA AAAAAGGGGGCCTTGGGCGGCTGATCGGCCGCACCAAGGGCGGCATGAACACCAAGCTGCACGCCGTCAGCGATGCGAACGGACGGCCCTTGAGCTTCTTCATGACCGCCGGGCAGGTCAGCGACTACACCGGCGCGGCAGCGCTGCTGGACGACCTTCCAAAGGCGCAATGGCTGCTCGGCGACCGCGGCTATGATGCGGATTGGTTCAGGGACGCCCTGGAAGCCAAGGGCATCCAGCCCTGCATCCCAGGTCGGCGATCCCGCAACGAGCCCGTCAGGTACGACAAGCGCCGCTACCGACGGCGCAGCCGTATCGAGATCATGTTCGGCCGCCTGAAGGACTGGCGCCGCGTCGCTACTCGCTACGACCAATGCCCTACCGTCTTCTTCTCCGCCATCGCCCTCGCTGCCACCGTCATCTTCTGGCTATGA